A region from the Vicia villosa cultivar HV-30 ecotype Madison, WI linkage group LG3, Vvil1.0, whole genome shotgun sequence genome encodes:
- the LOC131660222 gene encoding 26S proteasome regulatory subunit 10B homolog A, whose amino-acid sequence MADTEDAVRRRTAVAEYRKKLLQHKELESRVRSVRENLRASKKEFNKTEDDLKSLQSVGQIIGEVLRPLDNERLIVKASSGPRYVVGCRSKVDKEKLTSGTRVVLDMTTLTIMRALPREVDPVVYNMLHEDPGNISYSAVGGLSDQIRELRESIELPLMNPELFLRVGIKPPKGVLLYGPPGTGKTLLARAIASNIDANFLKVVSSAIIDKYIGESARLIREMFGYARDHQPCIIFMDEIDAIGGRRFSEGTSADREIQRTLMELLNQLDGFDQLGKVKMIMATNRPDVLDPALLRPGRLDRKIEIPLPNEQSRMEILKIHAAGIAKHGEIDYEAVVKLAEGFNGADLRNVCTEAGMSAIRAERDYVIHEDFMKAVRKLNEAKKLESSAHYNADFGKE is encoded by the exons ATGGCGGACACAGAAGACGCCGTGCGACGCCGTACCGCGGTCGCCGAGTATCGGAAGAAGCTCCTTCAGCACAAGGAATTGGAATCCAGAGTTCGATCCG TGAGGGAGAATTTGCGAGCTTCAAAGAAAGAGTTCAACAAAACGGAAGATGATTTGAAGTCTCTTCAAAGTGTTGGCCAGATAATTGGCGAAGTTCTCAGGCCTCTTGATAATGAACGAT tGATTGTTAAAGCAAGTAGTGGTCCAAGATATGTGGTTGGCTGCCGCAGTAAAGTGGACAAGGAAAAGCTCACTTCGGGGACTAGAGTGGTTCTTGATATGACAACACTCACCATAATGCGTGCTCTTCCTCGTGAA GTTGATCCAGTTGTGTACAATATGCTTCATGAAGATCCCGGTAATATTAGTTACTCTGCTGTTGGTGGTTTATCTGATCAGATCAGGGAATTGAGGGAATCAATTGAATTGCCTCTAATGAATCCCGAGCTCTTTCTTAGAGTTGGAATTAAACCTCCCAAG GGTGTTCTCCTTTATGGGCCTCCTGGTACGGGTAAAACATTGTTAGCAAGGGCTATTGCCAGCAATATAGATGCTAACTTCCTAAAG GTTGTTTCAAGTGCCATAATTGATAAGTACATTGGAGAAAGTGCCAGGTTAATAAGAGAGATGTTTGGGTATGCACGTGATCACCAG CCATGCATCATTTTTATGGATGAGATCGATGCCATCGGTGGTCGTCGTTTCAGTGAGGGAACAAGTGCAGATCGTGAGATTCAGAGAACATTAATGGAGCTGCTTAATCAACTTGATGGTTTTGATCAACTTGGAAAG GTTAAAATGATCATGGCAACAAACCGACCTGATGTACTTGACCCTGCTCTCCTACGTCCTGGAAGATTGGATAGAAAAATAGAAATTCCATTGCCAAATGAACAATCAAGGATGGAAATTCTTAAGATTCATGCAGCTGGAATTGCTAAGCATGGTGAAATAGACTACGAAGCCGTTGTGAAGCTTGCAGAG GGTTTTAATGGAGCTGATCTCCGAAATGTGTGCACCGAAGCTGGAATGTCAGCAATTCGTGCAGAGCGGGACTATGTTATCCACGAAGATTTCATGAAG GCCGTAAGGAAATTGAATGAGGCAAAGAAACTTGAATCTAGTGCTCACTACAATGCTGATTTTGGAAAAGAATAA
- the LOC131660221 gene encoding uncharacterized protein LOC131660221: MGSVCCVAAKDQTISTRTGGESFHRNPACSPSLSFQWDRWSRVAGEIDDLSFLTSRRVSRSVSMELKGSLSSERGNLSDVGSTLENSVTPMSQKSPIHEQLGASRMTLSSDLSMSSNCSTMAKNLTESPEIAESSVPNLSFSIPSSCSTPITRNLNHHNLPSSTPSRWAHRSPGHPLLRQISDSRILGLKSPDNSISEGRPSFVLSTCSNDMITGSQCGSSDGWSMRTFSELVASSQKERWSFDSEHLGSGRRKISGTSSRFSYSPSMDLQSCGACSKLLTEKTPWNSQKFVSNNDLSVVAVLVCGHAYHAECLETMTSEADSYDPACPICMVGEKHVSMLSRKCLKAESEMKGKSYKISRNRVVDSYFDGGLDGFNRQKDVVSKLEPSSSSRSSLRKPFLRRHFSLGSKWNRSLSENDSARKKGFWARYRKD, encoded by the exons ATGGGATCAGTTTGTTGTGTTGCTGCAAAGGATCAAACTATTTCCACTAGAACTGGAGGTGAGAGTTTTCACAGAAATCCTGCATGTTCACCATCGTTGAGTTTTCAATGGGATAGATGGAGCCGTGTTGCTGGTGAAATTGATGATCTTTCGTTCCTCACGTCTCGGAGAGTCAGCAGAAGTGTCAGCATGGAGTTAAAGGGGTCTTTAAGTTCTGAAAGAGGCAATTTATCTGATGTGGGGAGCACCCTGGAGAACTCTGTAACACCCATGTCTCAGAAGTCCCCCATTCACGAGCAATTGGGTGCGAGTCGGATGACTCTGTCTTCCG ATCTATCCATGTCAAGTAATTGTTCTACAATG GCGAAGAATCTGACAGAATCTCCGGAGATTGCAGAATCTTCAGTACCaaatctttctttttcaataCCTTCTTCTTGCTCAACACCTATAACCCGTAATCTAAATCATCACAATCTTCCCAGCTCAACACCCTCTAGATGGGCTCATCGATCTCCAGGACACCCGCTGCTAAGACAAATTTCTGATAGTAGAATCCTGGGTCTGAAATCGCCCGACAACTCAATTTCCGAGGGAAGGCCATCTTTTGTACTGTCCACTTGCAGCAATGACATGATAACTGGATCCCAATGTGGTTCATCTGACGGCTGGTCTATGCGCACCTTTTCTGAACTGGTGGCATCGTCTCAAAAGGAAAGGTGGTCATTTGACAGCGAGCATTTAGGTTCAGGTCGCCGCAAGATAAGTGGAACTAGTAGTAGGTTCTCGTATTCTCCCTCCATGGATTTACAATCTTGCGGGGCCTGCTCCAAGCTCTTGACCGAGAAAACTCCATGGAACAGCCAGAAATTTGTTTCCAACAACGACCTCTCGGTTGTCGCTGTACTTGTCTGTGGTCATGCATATCATGCAGAATGCTTGGAGACCATGACATCAGAAGCAGATAGTTATGATCCCGCTTGTCCGATTTGCATGGTTGGAGAAAAGCACGTGTCAATGTTGTCCCGAAAATGTCTCAAAGCCGAATCAGAAATGAAGGGCAAGAGCTACAAGATATCCCGAAACCGTGTTGTTGATAGCTACTTTGACGGCGGATTAGATGGTTTTAATCGCCAAAAAGATGTAGTTTCGAAATTAGAGCCTAGCTCAAGTTCAAGGAGTTCATTAAGAAAACCCTTCTTGAGGCGGCATTTTTCACTGGGATCGAAGTGGAATCGATCCCTGTCTGAGAATGATTCCGCCAGGAAGAAGGGTTTTTGGGCACGATATCGCAAAGATTGA